The window AGGAGCACTCGATGGTGCTCGTGCGCGGCGGTCGTGTGAAAGACCTCCCCGGCGTCCGTTACAAGATCGTCCGCGGCGCGCTCGACACGCAGGCCGTGAAGAACCGCAAGCAGGCTCGCAGCCGTTACGGCGCGAAGATGGAGAAGAAGTAATGCCTCGCAAGGGTCCCGCCCCGAAGCGTCCCGTTGTCGCCGACCCCGTCTACGGTGCCCCGGTCGTCAGCCAGCTCGTCAACAAGATCCTCCTCGACGGCAAGAAGGCCATCGCCGAGCGCATCGTGTACGACGCCCTCGAGGGTGTCGCGGCGAAGAACGGCCAGGACGCCGTCGTCACGCTGAAGAAGGCGCTCGACAACGTGCGCCCCACGCTCGAGGTCCGCAGCCGCCGTGTCGGTGGCTCGACCTACCAGGTGCCGGTCGAGGTCAAGCCTCACCGCGCCAACACCCTCGCGCTGCGCTGGCTCACCACCTACGCCAAGGGCCGCCGCGAGAAGACGATGACCGAGCGTCTCCAGAACGAGATCCTCGACGCGTCGAACGGTCTGGGCGCCGCTGTCAAGCGTCGCGAAGACACCCACAAGATGGCCGAGTCGAACAAGGCCTTCGCCCACTACCGCTGGTAGTCGTTCGACCCACCTTCCCTTTTCTACCTTTCGGAGGAATCCGTGGCACAGGACGTGCTCACCGACCTGAACAAGGTCCGCAACATCGGCATCATGGCGCACATCGATGCCGGCAAGACCACCACCACCGAGCGCATCCTGTTCTACACGGGCATCACCCACAAGATCGGTGAG of the Herbiconiux flava genome contains:
- the rpsG gene encoding 30S ribosomal protein S7, coding for MPRKGPAPKRPVVADPVYGAPVVSQLVNKILLDGKKAIAERIVYDALEGVAAKNGQDAVVTLKKALDNVRPTLEVRSRRVGGSTYQVPVEVKPHRANTLALRWLTTYAKGRREKTMTERLQNEILDASNGLGAAVKRREDTHKMAESNKAFAHYRW